In Nostoc edaphicum CCNP1411, the sequence AAATTCAATTAAGTGAGCCGTGAAGATTCCAAGTTCAATCTGGACATTACTCATTGGCATCGTGCTAACGCTAGCCAGCCTTTGGTACGGTCAAAATCACGGTCTGTTGCCAGCAGCCGCTACTGATGAAGCCGTCTTGGTGGATGGTCTATTCAACACGATGATGATCGTTTCCACAGGGATATTTCTGCTTGTTGAAGGTATTTTAATTTACTCTGCATTTAAGTATCGTCGGCGTGCAGGTGACAATGAAGACGGCCCACCAGTTGAGGGCAATGTACCTCTAGAAATTCTCTGGACAGCGATCCCAGCAATTATCGTTATCGGTATTTCTGTTTACAGCTTTGATGTCTACAACGAAATGGGTGGCTTTGATCCCCATTCTATTCATGAAGCACCGATGAATCAGGAGTCAATGAAAATGCCAGGACATGGGAGTGCTATAGCCGCAACTTTAAGCGATACACCTCCTGGCACTGAACCGAACCTCAATCAAGAAAAATCTGATGAGGCAATGCAAGATCCAGCTACGGCAGAAGTCCGCAATGCTGACCAAATTCCCCAACTGCGGAATGCCCCAGGTGTAGGTATTGTAGCTCCGACAATTGGGGGAACTCCTGATAAAGCAGGCAAACCAGCACAATTACAAGTCAACGTCACTGGTTTACAATATGCCTGGATTTTCACCTATCCTGAAACTGGTATAACTACAGGTGAAATGCACGTTCCTATTGGGCGAGAAGTGGAAATCAGTATGACCGCCAACGATGTCATCCATGCTTTCTGGGTGCCAGAGTTCCGCCTGAAACAAGATGCGATCCCCGGTAGGCAAAGCGAGATTCGCTTCACCCCCCAAAAAGCAGGAGATTATGTCCTGATCTGTGCTGAACTTTGTGGCCCCTACCACGGTGCAATGAGAGCGCCAGTAGTTGTTGAGCCACAAGAAGCCTTTGACAAATGGGTGCAAGAACAGCTAGTTGCCAGCAAAGAAACGCTGAATCAAGCGATCGCTGTTAACCCTACCGATCTATCCCCAAATGAATTTCTTGCTCCTTACACCAAGAACATGGGAATCAAGCCAGAAATCCTTCATCAAGTTCACCATTAGTCAACACGTTATTTAGTCAAAATCCAATGACTAATGACTAATGACTAATGACCAATGACTAATGACTATGACACAAGCTCAGTTGCAAGAAACTGCGAATATCCCCGCCCTTCTTGAGGAACCAGGGGTCAGAAAATGGCAAGACTTCTTTGGCTTTCAAACCGACCATAAGGTGATTGGGATTCAATACCTAGTCACTTCGTTTATTTTCTACTGCATTGGCGGCGTGATGGCTGACTTGGTTCGTACTGAATTGCGAACTCCAGAGGTAGATTTTGTCACCCCGGAAGTCTACAATAGTCTGTTCACACTGCACGCCACGATCATGATTTTCTTGTGGATCGTGCCAGCCGGGGCAGGGTTTGCTAACTATCTAATTCCCCTGATGATTGGGGCAAAAGATATGGCATTTCCTCGGCTGAATGCTGTTGCCTTTTGGATGATTCCCCCTGCGGGTGTGTTGCTCATTGCCAGTTTAGTGGTGGGCGATGCACCAGATGCCGGTTGGACTTCCTACCCTCCCCTGAGTTTGGTGACAGGACAAGTGGGCGAAGGCATTTGGATTATGAGTGTCCTGCTGCTAGGTACGTCCTCAATTTTGGGGTCGATAAATTTCCTGGTGACATTGCTGAAGATGCGTATCCCTGGCATGGGCGTTCATCAAATGCCCTTGTTCTGCTGGGCAATGTTTGCCACTTCGGCGCTAGTTTTGGTATCAACCCCAGTCCTTGCAGCAGGTTTGATTCTGCTTGCATTTGACTTAATTGCCGGGACAACATTTTTTAACCCAACTGGCGGTGGCGACCCAGTAGTGTACCAGCACATGTTCTGGTTTTACTCTCACCCAGCGGTTTATATCATGATTTTGCCCTTCTTTGGCGCAATTTCAGAAATTATCCCCATTCATTCCCGCAAGCCAATTTTTGGCTATAAAGCGATCGCTTATTCGTCTCTTGCTATTAGCTTTTTGGGGCTAATTGTTTGGGCGCACCACATGTTTACCAGTGGTATCCCCGGTTGGTTGCGGATGTTCTTTATGATCACCACCATGATCATTGCCGTACCCACAGGGATTAAAATATTTAGCTGGTTAGCAACGATGTGGGGTGGAAAAATCCAGCTTAACAGCGCCATGCTATTTGCCATCGGCTTTGTCGGCACCTTTGTAATTGGCGGGATTAGTGGCGTGATGTTGGCAGCAGTGCCTTTTGATATTCACGTTCACGATACTTATTTTGTGGTGGCTCACTTGCACTACGTTCTATTTGGTGGTAGTGTACTGGGAATTTTTGCAGCCATTTACCATTGGTTCCCGAAAATGACGGGACGGATGGTAAACGAATTTTGGGGTAAGGTTCACTTTGCCTTGACAATTGTGGGTCTAAACATGACCTTCTTACCTATGCACAAACTGGGCTTAATGGGCATGAATCGCCGTATCGCCCAATATGACCCCAAATTCACCACACTGAATGAAATCTGCACGTATGGTTCTTATATACTGGCAATTTCGACATTCCCCTTCATCATCAATGCAATTTGGAGTTGGTTGTACGGCGAGAAAGCTGGCAATAATCCTTGGAGAGCATTGACCTTAGAGTGGATGACTACCTCACCACCTGCGATCGAGAATTTCGATCAAACCCCAGTATTGGCTACAGGCCCCTACGATTACGGTTTGGAACATGCTAACGAAGGTGTACCTTTGTCTG encodes:
- the ctaD gene encoding cytochrome c oxidase subunit I, which produces MTQAQLQETANIPALLEEPGVRKWQDFFGFQTDHKVIGIQYLVTSFIFYCIGGVMADLVRTELRTPEVDFVTPEVYNSLFTLHATIMIFLWIVPAGAGFANYLIPLMIGAKDMAFPRLNAVAFWMIPPAGVLLIASLVVGDAPDAGWTSYPPLSLVTGQVGEGIWIMSVLLLGTSSILGSINFLVTLLKMRIPGMGVHQMPLFCWAMFATSALVLVSTPVLAAGLILLAFDLIAGTTFFNPTGGGDPVVYQHMFWFYSHPAVYIMILPFFGAISEIIPIHSRKPIFGYKAIAYSSLAISFLGLIVWAHHMFTSGIPGWLRMFFMITTMIIAVPTGIKIFSWLATMWGGKIQLNSAMLFAIGFVGTFVIGGISGVMLAAVPFDIHVHDTYFVVAHLHYVLFGGSVLGIFAAIYHWFPKMTGRMVNEFWGKVHFALTIVGLNMTFLPMHKLGLMGMNRRIAQYDPKFTTLNEICTYGSYILAISTFPFIINAIWSWLYGEKAGNNPWRALTLEWMTTSPPAIENFDQTPVLATGPYDYGLEHANEGVPLSDPNPILSGGANSVLRAEPDPAVAANPEDRK
- a CDS encoding cytochrome c oxidase subunit II; translation: MKIPSSIWTLLIGIVLTLASLWYGQNHGLLPAAATDEAVLVDGLFNTMMIVSTGIFLLVEGILIYSAFKYRRRAGDNEDGPPVEGNVPLEILWTAIPAIIVIGISVYSFDVYNEMGGFDPHSIHEAPMNQESMKMPGHGSAIAATLSDTPPGTEPNLNQEKSDEAMQDPATAEVRNADQIPQLRNAPGVGIVAPTIGGTPDKAGKPAQLQVNVTGLQYAWIFTYPETGITTGEMHVPIGREVEISMTANDVIHAFWVPEFRLKQDAIPGRQSEIRFTPQKAGDYVLICAELCGPYHGAMRAPVVVEPQEAFDKWVQEQLVASKETLNQAIAVNPTDLSPNEFLAPYTKNMGIKPEILHQVHH